One stretch of Cryptomeria japonica unplaced genomic scaffold, Sugi_1.0 HiC_scaffold_316, whole genome shotgun sequence DNA includes these proteins:
- the LOC131870354 gene encoding disease resistance protein RUN1-like, with the protein MLASPGLIIPLFYEMEPTHVRYPQGSSSPYEKSFEKYYSQLDRYSREEIDGWKHALEQICCRSGWSLDMTGSFEAQLVKKVVNDIIKTLDRVPLQVAKYPVGLETVKKDLIQKLHLGSAQTAVRFGIWGIGGIGKTTVAKAAYNEACNDFDAASFVFNVRSTSLTKLQGQILKDLVNYEEELQSVEKGKYLLADRLRGIRALVILDDVDDRVQLDALAGHWLSPGSCLIITSRDRHILNTAHISSVCIHQMSGLEESEGLQLLSWHAFLRPSPIPGYEVLSKRIVQACKGHPLSLEIIGAFLYDKQNDTDIDSWNEILDNFTVNKDIFKTLKISFKGLSAEEREIFLDIACLFIGERTTNPILFWKSMYKNVRIAITNLSMKLLIRIDEKDVFDMHDLVQDMGQMVAEEEQTRQWQAAQSSSSSKNVSNISGLRLYKGDLRSLKMLGTPSLHYLHLEQVHIEDSIDNLPPSLRWLKVDSCSFPKTMHSSILFEEVILAMKNKFTSVVDSLPQLRIMDLTGCRSLQNLPDSIGHLSHLQSLNLSECQKLDCLPNTISNLSQLLYLNLSYCENLLYLPDSIGNLSQLQYLNLTCCRILIELPDSIGKLSQLKELSLSWSEKLESLPKSISNLSKLEMLDMLRCHTAWKSIPYSILILPELCLLGLPTRVMEWRWCKPSLTENQDQTEEWTTPKFREPMTEFRATLAPECRK; encoded by the exons ATGTTGGCTTCCCCTGGGTTGATCATTCCTCTTTTTTATGAAATGGAACCGACCCATGTTAGATATCCTCAAGGAAGCTCTAGCCCTTatgagaaatcatttgaaaaatattatagCCAATTAGATCGATATTCAAGAGAAGAGATTGATGGGTGGAAGCATGCCCTTGAGCAGATCTGTTGTCGCTCAGGCTGGTCCCTGGATATGACTGGAAG CTTCGAAGCTCAGCTAGTGAAGAAGGTCGTGAACGACATAATAAAGACACTTGACAGGGTGCCGTTACAAGTTGCCAAATACCCAGTGGGATTAGAAACGGTGAAAAAAGATCTCATTCAGAAATTGCATCTCGGTTCAGCCCAAACAGCGGTTAGATTTGGAATATGGGGTATAGGCGGTATTGGTAAGACCACAGTTGCAAAGGCCGCGTACAATGAAGCTTGTAATGATTTCGATGCTGCTTCGTTTGTATTTAATGTCCGCTCCACTAGCCTTACAAAATTGCAGGGGCAAATTCTCAAAGATTTGGTCAACTATGAAGAAGAACTGCAGAGTGTGGAAAAGGGCAAATATTTGTTGGCAGATCGTTTGCGAGGAATCCGTGCCCTTGTCATTTTGGATGATGTGGATGACCGAGTGCAATTGGACGCCTTAGCTGGGCATTGGTTGTCTCCTGGCAGCTGCTTAATCATAACTTCTCGAGATCGACACATTCTCAATACAGCTCACATCTCATCCGTATGCATTCACCAGATGAGCGGATTGGAAGAAAGTGAAGGTCTCCAATTGCTTAGCTGGCACGCCTTCCTCAGACCGTCCCCAATTCCTGGTTATGAAGTGCTCTCGAAAAGAATAGTGCAGGCTTGCAAGGGGCACCCTCTTTCTCTGGAAATCATTGGAGCTTTCTTGTATGATAAGCAGAACGACACAGATATTGACTCTTGGAATGAAATTCTTGACAACTTTACAGTGAACAAAGACATATTTAAAACACTCAAAATCAGTTTTAAAGGTCTTAGTGCTGAGGAAAGAGAAATATTTTTGGACATTGCTTGCCTTTTTATTGGGGAACGCACAACTAATCCCATTCTTTTCTGGAAATCCATGTACAAGAATGTGCGCATTGCTATCACCAATCTTTCAATGAAGCTGCTGATAAGGATAGACGAGAAAGATGTATTTGATATGCATGATCTTGTGCAAGATATGGGGCAAATGGTTGCTGAAGAAGAGCAAACCCGGCAATGGCAGGCTGCGCAGTCAAGCAGTTCATCCAAAAATGTAAGCAATATCTCTGGCCTTCGTCTCTATAAAGGTGATTTACGGAGTCTTAAAATGTTGGGCACACCTAGTCTTCACTATCTTCATTTGGAGCAAGTGCACATAGAAGATAGCATAGACAATCTTCCTCCAAGTTTGAGATGGCTAAAGGTGGATTCTTGTTCCTTTCCGAAGACAATGCACAGCTCGATTTTGTTCGAGGAAGTAATTTTAGCAATGAAGAATAAATTTACCTCTGTTGTGGACAGCTTACCGCAATTGAGGATCATGGACTTGACTGGCTGCAGATCCTTACAAAACCTCCCTGACAGCATTGGTCATTTGTCACATTTGCAGTCCTTGAATTTGTCTGAATGTCAGAAGTTGGATTGTCTTCCTAACACCATTTCCAACCTCTCACAACTGCTATACTTGAATTTGAGTTACTGTGAAAACTTACTATACCTTCCTGACAGCATTGGAAACTTGTCACAGCTACAGTACTTGAACTTAACTTGTTGTAGAATCTTAATTGAACTTCCTGACAGCATTGGCAAGCTATCACAGCTGAAGGAATTAAGTCTGAGCTGGAGCGAAAAATTGGAGAGCCTTCCAAAAAGCATTAGCAATTTGTCAAAGCTGGAAATGTTGGATATGCTGAGGTGTCATACCGCATGGAAGTCAATTCCTTATTCCATTTTGATCCTGCCAGAACTATGCCTCTTAGGATTACCTACCCGGGTGATGGAGTGGCGATGGTGTAAACCAAGTCTAACAGAGAATCAAGATCAAACAGAGGAGTGGACTACTCCAAAGTTTAGAGAACCCATGACAGAATTTAGGGCAACCTTAGCTCCGGAATGCCGTAAGTAA